A window of the Procambarus clarkii isolate CNS0578487 chromosome 19, FALCON_Pclarkii_2.0, whole genome shotgun sequence genome harbors these coding sequences:
- the LOC138366445 gene encoding methyl-accepting chemotaxis protein 3-like: MGDEILQESEIEKDPGLNITPDLSPEAHIKRPQLQIFIPSEDGNVSMEETATVQASFAEVLGKCSEAISTVKKVAMKAAASQKAVRQENVNSVLENVNSALENVYSALENVNSALDNANHALKKVNYVLENVNSALKKVNYILKDVNYALDNVNCPKECKLGHTECKLSLIACELRLREYNVNSALDNVNSALEKVNFVLDKGNSALEKVNSALENVNSALENVISVLENVISALKNVISALENVISALENLISALEKVNSALEKVNSALEKVNSALEKVNSVIENVISALENVISALEKINSVLENVNSAFSITVHKEQF, encoded by the exons atgggagatgaaatacttcaggagtcagagatagAGAAAGACCCGGGGTTAAATATCACGcccgacctgtcccctgaagctcatatcaagagg CCTCAGCTTCAAATATTCATTCCAAGTGAAGATGGAAATGTATCAATGGAAGAGACTGCCACTGTACAAGCATCATTTGCTGAAGTACTTGGAAAGTGTTCAGAAGCAATCTCCACAGTGAagaaggtagccatgaaagcagctgcCTCACAGAAGGCAGTAAGGCAAG AGAATGTAAACTCTGTCTTAGAGAATGTAAACTCTGCATTAGAGAATGTATATTCTGCCTTAGAGAATGTAAACTCTGCCTTAGATAATGCAAACCATGCCCTAAAGAAGGTAAACTATGTCTTAGAGAATGTAAACTCTGCCTTAAAGAAGGTAAACTATATCTTAAAGGATGTAAACTATGCTTTAGATAATGTAAACTGTCCTAAAGAATGTAAACTCGGTCATACAGAATGTAAACTCAGTCTTATAGCATGTGAACTCCGTCTTAGAGAAT ATAATGTAAACTCTGCCTTAGATAATGTAAACTCTGCCTTAGAGAAGGTAAACTTTGTCTTAGACAAGGGGAACTCTGCCTTAGAAAAGGTAAACTCTGCCTTAGAGAATGTAAACTCTGCCTTAGAGAATGTAATCTCTGTCTTAGAGAATGTAATCTCTGCCTTAAAGAATGTAATCTCTGCCTTAGAGAATGTAATCTCTGCCTTAGAGAATTTAATCTCTGCCTTAGAGAAGGTAAACTCTGCCTTAGAGAAGGTAAACTCTGCCTTAGAGAAGGTAAACTCTGCCTTAGAGAAGGTAAACTCTGTCATAGAGAATGTAATCTCTGCCTTAGAGAATGTAATCTCTGCCTTAGAGAAGATAAACTCTGTCTTAGAGAATGTAAACTCTGCCTTTTCAATCACTGTTCACAAGGAACagttctaa